In Halorhabdus rudnickae, the following proteins share a genomic window:
- a CDS encoding helix-turn-helix domain-containing protein: MIGWNRAPREISTFRYAIEGDTEAFVAAAQATDAIEPVRLVGSEETVSYVFLTARERLIPVMDQIFETIARAGVIVHRPIVWQDGKIHCHVSGDPEALQGALDALPDEIDCRIDEIGRFPCGRTNPASTSGERQREAVTVTLDLGYDENSRAATQGDIAAELECVTNTASEHLQKAEAKLVRAGIERIDSGCA; this comes from the coding sequence GTGATCGGCTGGAACCGGGCACCACGGGAGATATCGACGTTCCGCTACGCGATCGAAGGAGACACCGAAGCGTTCGTCGCGGCGGCCCAAGCGACGGACGCCATCGAACCGGTTCGGCTCGTCGGCTCGGAGGAAACAGTGTCGTACGTCTTCTTGACGGCACGCGAACGCCTGATTCCGGTGATGGATCAGATCTTCGAGACGATCGCTCGCGCCGGGGTGATCGTCCACCGACCAATCGTCTGGCAGGATGGAAAGATACACTGTCACGTCAGCGGCGATCCAGAAGCGCTCCAAGGGGCTCTCGACGCGTTGCCCGACGAGATCGATTGCCGGATAGACGAGATCGGGCGGTTCCCCTGCGGGCGGACGAATCCCGCCAGCACGTCGGGCGAGCGCCAGCGCGAGGCCGTCACCGTTACTCTTGACCTGGGATACGACGAGAACTCTCGGGCGGCGACCCAGGGGGATATCGCTGCGGAACTGGAGTGTGTGACCAACACCGCCAGTGAACATCTACAGAAGGCGGAGGCGAAACTCGTCCGGGCCGGGATCGAACGTATCGATTCGGGATGCGCATAG